One genomic window of Glycine max cultivar Williams 82 chromosome 16, Glycine_max_v4.0, whole genome shotgun sequence includes the following:
- the LOC100794876 gene encoding metal tolerance protein 1-like isoform X1: protein MLHMEAQSSQHTQVIEISGDFPDGGRKICAEAPCGFADAGSISKDSEERSTSMRKLFMAVVLCVIFMTVEVVGGIKANSLAILTDAAHLLSDVAAFAISLFSLWAAGWEATPRQSYGFFRIEILGALVSIQMIWLLAGILVYEAIDRIIAGPKSVDGFLMFLVAAFGLVVNIIMALLLGHDHGHGHDGHGHGHGHGHGHGHDGHGHSHGFTVSTHCDAKHTKDEHHHTHDDHAHHHDENLSKDAHHHTEEDHLHHHAHKDVTEPLLGESKGGTKKKKQWNINVQGAYLHVLGDSIQSIGVMIGGAVIWYNPRWQIVDLICTLIFSIIVLGTTINMLRNILEVLMESTPREIDATKLERGLLDMEDVVAVHELHIWAITVGKVLLACHVKIRREADADVVLDKVIDYIKRVYNISHVTIQIER, encoded by the exons ATGcttcat aTGGAAGCACAAAGCTCCCAGCATACCCAAGTTATTGAGATCAGTGGTGACTTTCCTGATGGTGGAAGGAAGATTTGTGCGGAAGCACCATGTGGGTTTGCAGATGCTGGATCCATCTCTAAGGACTCTGAAGAAAGATCAACTTCTATGCGAAAGCTTTTCATGGCAGTGGTCCTTTGTGTTATTTTCATGACCGTTGAAGTGGTTGGTGGCATCAAAGCTAACAGTCTTGCTATATTGACTGATGCAGCACATTTGCTTTCAGATGTTGCAGCCTTTGCCATCTCCTTATTTTCATTATGGGCTGCTGGATGGGAAGCTACACCTCGCCAGTCATATGGATTTTTCCGAATAGAGATTCTTGGTGCTTTGGTTTCTATCCAAATGATATGGTTGCTTGCTGGGATTCTGGTATATGAAGCCATTGATAGAATCATTGCCGGTCCTAAAAGTGTGGAtggttttttaatgtttttagttGCTGCATTTGGTCTTGTGGTTAATATCATCATGGCTTTGTTATTGGGTCATGATCATGGCCACGGACATGATGGTCATGGTCACGGTCACGGTCACGGTCACGGACATGGACATGATGGTCATGGCCACAGTCATGGATTTACAGTGTCTACCCATTGTGATGCAAAGCATACAAAAGATGAGCACCATCACACACATGATGATCATGCACACCATCATGATGAAAACCTTTCAAAAGATGCTCACCATCATACTGAGGAAGATCACTTGCACCATCATGCTCACAAAGATGTTACTGAACCTCTTCTTGGTGAATCAAAAGGTGGAactaagaagaagaagcaatggaACATAAATGTGCAGGGGGCTTATCTCCATGTTCTTGGGGACTCTATCCAAAGTATTGGGGTAATGATTGGGGGAGCAGTCATATGGTATAACCCTCGTTGGCAAATAGTTGATTTAATCTGCACTCTAATCTTTTCAATAATTGTTCTGGGGACAACCATCAACATGCTGCGAAACATTTTGGAAGTCCTGATGGAGAGCACACCTCGTGAGATAGATGCTACTAAGCTTGAAAGGGGGCTGTTGGATATGGAAGATGTAGTGGCCGTTCATGAACTGCATATATGGGCCATTACAGTGGGAAAGGTTTTGCTAGCTTGTCATGTTAAAATCAGACGTGAAGCAGATGCAGACGTGGTGCTGGACAAGGTTATAGACTATATCAAAAGGGTTTATAACATCAGCCATGTCACTATACAGATAGAGCGCtag
- the LOC100794876 gene encoding metal tolerance protein 1-like: MEAQSSQHTQVIEISGDFPDGGRKICAEAPCGFADAGSISKDSEERSTSMRKLFMAVVLCVIFMTVEVVGGIKANSLAILTDAAHLLSDVAAFAISLFSLWAAGWEATPRQSYGFFRIEILGALVSIQMIWLLAGILVYEAIDRIIAGPKSVDGFLMFLVAAFGLVVNIIMALLLGHDHGHGHDGHGHGHGHGHGHGHDGHGHSHGFTVSTHCDAKHTKDEHHHTHDDHAHHHDENLSKDAHHHTEEDHLHHHAHKDVTEPLLGESKGGTKKKKQWNINVQGAYLHVLGDSIQSIGVMIGGAVIWYNPRWQIVDLICTLIFSIIVLGTTINMLRNILEVLMESTPREIDATKLERGLLDMEDVVAVHELHIWAITVGKVLLACHVKIRREADADVVLDKVIDYIKRVYNISHVTIQIER, encoded by the coding sequence aTGGAAGCACAAAGCTCCCAGCATACCCAAGTTATTGAGATCAGTGGTGACTTTCCTGATGGTGGAAGGAAGATTTGTGCGGAAGCACCATGTGGGTTTGCAGATGCTGGATCCATCTCTAAGGACTCTGAAGAAAGATCAACTTCTATGCGAAAGCTTTTCATGGCAGTGGTCCTTTGTGTTATTTTCATGACCGTTGAAGTGGTTGGTGGCATCAAAGCTAACAGTCTTGCTATATTGACTGATGCAGCACATTTGCTTTCAGATGTTGCAGCCTTTGCCATCTCCTTATTTTCATTATGGGCTGCTGGATGGGAAGCTACACCTCGCCAGTCATATGGATTTTTCCGAATAGAGATTCTTGGTGCTTTGGTTTCTATCCAAATGATATGGTTGCTTGCTGGGATTCTGGTATATGAAGCCATTGATAGAATCATTGCCGGTCCTAAAAGTGTGGAtggttttttaatgtttttagttGCTGCATTTGGTCTTGTGGTTAATATCATCATGGCTTTGTTATTGGGTCATGATCATGGCCACGGACATGATGGTCATGGTCACGGTCACGGTCACGGTCACGGACATGGACATGATGGTCATGGCCACAGTCATGGATTTACAGTGTCTACCCATTGTGATGCAAAGCATACAAAAGATGAGCACCATCACACACATGATGATCATGCACACCATCATGATGAAAACCTTTCAAAAGATGCTCACCATCATACTGAGGAAGATCACTTGCACCATCATGCTCACAAAGATGTTACTGAACCTCTTCTTGGTGAATCAAAAGGTGGAactaagaagaagaagcaatggaACATAAATGTGCAGGGGGCTTATCTCCATGTTCTTGGGGACTCTATCCAAAGTATTGGGGTAATGATTGGGGGAGCAGTCATATGGTATAACCCTCGTTGGCAAATAGTTGATTTAATCTGCACTCTAATCTTTTCAATAATTGTTCTGGGGACAACCATCAACATGCTGCGAAACATTTTGGAAGTCCTGATGGAGAGCACACCTCGTGAGATAGATGCTACTAAGCTTGAAAGGGGGCTGTTGGATATGGAAGATGTAGTGGCCGTTCATGAACTGCATATATGGGCCATTACAGTGGGAAAGGTTTTGCTAGCTTGTCATGTTAAAATCAGACGTGAAGCAGATGCAGACGTGGTGCTGGACAAGGTTATAGACTATATCAAAAGGGTTTATAACATCAGCCATGTCACTATACAGATAGAGCGCtag